One Neovison vison isolate M4711 chromosome 2, ASM_NN_V1, whole genome shotgun sequence genomic window carries:
- the ZBTB8OS gene encoding protein archease isoform X2 yields MAMFGYMTDTGTVEPLQTVEVETQGDDLESLLFHFLDEWLYKFSADEFFIPREVKVLHIDQRNFKLRSIGWGEEFSLSKHPQGTEVKAITYSAMQVYNEEKPEVFVIIDI; encoded by the exons ATGGCCATGTTCGGTTACATGACAGATACTGGGACTGTGGAGCCCCTGCAGACAGTAGAAGTAGAAACCCAAG GAGATGACTTAGAATCCCTTCTATTTCACTTTTTGGATGAGTGGCTTTATAAGTTCAGTGCTGATGAATTCTTCATACCCCGG gAAGTGAAAGTACTTCACATTGATCAAAGAAATTTCAAATTACGGTCAATTGG GTGGGGAGAAGAATTTTCATTGTCCAAGCACCCTCAG GGAACTGAAGTCAAAGCAATAACCTACTCAGCAATGCAGGTCTATAATGAAGAGAAGCCAGAAGTTTTTGTGATCATTGACATTTAA